Proteins found in one Sorghum bicolor cultivar BTx623 chromosome 1, Sorghum_bicolor_NCBIv3, whole genome shotgun sequence genomic segment:
- the LOC110431800 gene encoding uncharacterized protein LOC110431800, whose product MEDREWMYTLRRDAKDFDLLFIHKVEGFLNQSFGESAHGHSLVVCPCSSCDNRRRKDRTTMGKHIVKFGFTPSYHRWIHHGEADRIREEVVRPRLEAFADDAGVPDMLDDIHQAQFAEGRDKEEVEAAADDFYRMLDSAQRPLHDHTNVSQLDAIGRVMGLKAELNLSREGFDKMVAVWGGMLPTTHIMPKNLYESEKLLRALKMPYDKIHACPNGCVLFRKEHSDAKYCPKCKSSRYVEVDSGDGQKRQLTIPMRVLRHLPFLPRLQRLFMTEESTKQMTWHKNGKRYNPGKMVHPSDAEAWKHFNARHPLKAEEARNVHVALATDGFNPYGMMAAPYTCWPVFVIPLNLPPGVSFQRHTMFLSLIIPGHPGSHMGVFMEPVIDELIHAWDEGVWTYGRATKTVFKMHVWYHYSLHDFLAYALMCAWCVQGKFPCPICKDAVRFIWLKKGGKYSSFDKHRQFLPLDHAFRKDIKNFTKGVKVTDPIPHLRTGAEVRAQIDALVPGPDGKYVGYGEQHMWTHKSGLTRLPYFDDLLLPHNIDVMHTEKNIAEALWATLMDTDKSKDNPKARVDLATLCDRPNLEMQKSATGRQWRRPKAPYVLKIEHRREVLRWIKNLMYPDGYATNLSRGVNLATLRVNGMKSHDYHIWIERILPSMVRGYVPEHVWLVLAKLSYFFRQLCAKELSLAVITELEIMAPELVCEMEKIFPPGFFLPMQHLIVHLPNEARLGGPVQARWCYPIERCLKTLRKKCTNKARIEAAITEASIREEVANFTTSYYKPNLPSRHNPPPRYNAGENESTLILFKGELGCASGSTPKRLDAEEWRRITLYVFTNLPEVAPFIQEFVCQEWRQSIDPSPHEHDALLSEGAGAGRPDFISWFKQKAQTYASMSDELRQVANGFEPRVKSYTGYDVNGYRFHTSRHEQTRPNRKTTNSQVFTLGTDGIEYYGVIEEIYELLYDGRVPLTHVIFKCHWFDPGQTRRTPHLGLVEIRHDSVYTGKDVYIVAQQAVQVYHTPYACTGKDHLMGWSIVHQVTETNMVANRSPRQVASVYRRLCPAGVEETASALPARAGLSRGPGHPRTRTLTTLMGTGRARGRPRRGRPPTPAHDQSEDRPPTPAHDHPEDPTPTPEDHEVAMVTTPDNHATEQTDEGTQQTEDSSAHSTRYLRGATRLPSVPHHERRPLIRPAGRRGWLVLEGALDPPRTPATILGCLCRKHFPGLVDLGDVRWEPAWTWGRYALGEDDEKSNKQERVLADFWSYFKAEPGRENLADQTAHRACQKYVGDMIHEAKLQAHVDYYRSIEKEPLKKAGARKVPPSWCMSYRSAWARIVDRFLDPAHIEKQELGKRKRALRAGPTHHQGSRNLPNFKRALEAAQPDMPVSEFGAWAVSHMGSVKSGVTFNPDAPAQAYSDPTIHAKVMEYTESVRALRGPDVDLRTHPLETVVIVRRGQGRQHGRLWIADGAQSSASAPSLSDVRARSTSSSLPIRARPTATLSRVDELTLAFS is encoded by the exons ATGGAGGACCGTGAGTGGATGTACACGCTCCGGAGAGATGCGAAGGATTTCGACTTGCTGTTTATACACAAGGTCGAAGGTTTCTTGAATCAATCATTTGGCGAGAGTGCACACGGCCATTCTCTAGTTGTTTGTCCTTGCAGTAGTTGTGACAATAGAAGAAGGAAAGATAGGACAACCATGGGTAAACATATTGTGAAGTTTGGATTTACTCCAAGCTACCACCGGTGGATCCACCATGGTGAAGCTGATCGTATCAGAGAGGAGGTGGTGAGACCTCGACTCGAGGCTTTTGCTGATGATGCGGGGGTACCAGACATGCTAGATGACATTCACCAAGCTCAGTTCGCCGAAGGACGTGATAAGGAGGAGGTGGAGGCTGCCGCAGATGACTTCTACCGAATGTTGGACTCGGCACAGAGACCCCTTCACGATCATACTAATGTTTCTCAGCTAGATGCCATTGGTCGCGTGATGGGGTTGAAGGCCGAATTAAACCTAAGTCGAGAAGGCTTTGACAAGATGGTGGCCGTGTGGGGAGGCATGCTACCGACGACACACATTATGCCAAAGAACTTGTACGAGTCAGAGAAGCTCCTTCGTGCACTTAAGATGCCGTATGACAAGATACATGCCTGTCCGAATGGGTGCGTCTTATTTAGGAAAGAACACAGTGATGCCAAGTACTGCCCAAAGTGTAAATCCTCCAGATACGTGGAGGTAGACTCAGGCGATGGCCAGAAGAGGCAGCTTACGATCCCCATGAGAGTCCTACGGCACCTTCCGTTCCTGCCGAGGCTCCAACGGCTATTCATGACTGAAGAATCCACGAAACAAATGACATGGCACAAAAACGGCAAAAGGTACAACCCTGGGAAGATGGTACATCCATCCGATGCTGAAGCATGGAAGCACTTCAATGCTCGGCATCCTCTCAAAGCAGAGGAGGCTCGTAATGTACATGTCGCCCTAGcaacagatgggttcaatccATATGGTATGATGGCTGCACCATACACATGTTGGCCCGTGTTCGTCATCCCCCTCAATCTCCCCCCCGGTGTCTCCTTTCAACGGCATACCATGTTCCTATCGTTGATAATTCCTGGACACCCGGGGAGTCATATGGGTGTCTTCATGGAGCCTGTGATAGATGAGTTGATCCATGCTTGGGATGAAGGGGTGTGGACATACGGCCGAGCTACGAAGACAGTTTTCAAAATGCACGTCTGGTACCACTACTCCCTGCACGACTTCCTGGCGTACGCGTTAATGTGCGCCTGGTGTGTTCAGGGGAAGTTCCCATGCCCAATATGCAAGGACGCTGTGAGGTTCATATGGTTGAAGAAGGGTGGCAAGTATTCATCGTTCGACAAGCATCGTCAATTCCTCCCTCTTGACCATGCATTCAGAAAAGACATCAAGAATTTCACGAAAGGTGTCAAAGTGACAGACCCTATACCACACTTGAGGACGGGGGCCGAGGTTCGTGCTCAGATAGATGCTCTTGTGCCTGGGCCGGATGGTAAGTATGTGGGATATGGTGAGCAACATATGTGGACTCATAAGTCCGGGTTGACGAGGCTCCCCTATTTTGATGACCTCCTACTACCACATAACATTGATGTCATGCACACCGAAAAGAATATCGCCGAGGCACTTTGGGCAACACTCATGGACACCGACAAGTCTAAGGACAACCCTAAGGCTAGAGTGGACCTTGCGACGTTGTGTGATAGGCCAAACCTAGAGATGCAGAAAAGTGCGACAGGAAGGCAGTGGAGAAGGCCTAAGGCCCCCTACGTCTTGAAAATCGAGCATAGGAGGGAAGTGCTTCGATGGATCAAGAATTTAATGTACCCTGATGGGTATGCAACCAATCTAAGCAGGGGAGTCAACTTAGCCACTCTGCGAGTCAACgggatgaagagtcatgactaCCACATATGGATTGAGCGAATACTTCCGTCGATGGTTCGAGGCTATGTCCCTGAGCATGTCTGGCTAGTGCTGGCAAAGCTAAGCTACTTCTTCCGCCAGCTTTGTGCCAAGGAGCTATCTCTGGCCGTCATTACAGAATTAGAAATAATGGCACCTGAGTTGGTCTGTGAGATGGAGAAGATCTTTCCACCTGGCTTCTTCTTACCGATGCAGCATCTGATTGTGCACCTCCCGAACGAGGCACGGTTGGGGGGGCCAGTGCAGGCCCGTTGGTGCTACCCAATCGAGCGATGTCTAAAGACTCTTCGCAAGAAGTGTACAAATAAAGCCAGAATTGAGGCTGCAATTACAGAGGCAAGCATTCGGGAGGAGGTAGCAAACTTCACAACATCCTACTACAAGCCTAACCTTCCTAGCAGGCATAATCCACCCCCTCGTTACAATGCTGGCGAAAATGAATCCACCCTCATCCTTTTCAAAGGTGAACTAGGCTGCGCAAGTGGATCGACCCCCAAGAGATTGGATGCAGAAGAGTGGCGCAGGATCACGCTATATGTGTTCACCAACCTGCCTGAGGTTGCTCCATTCATACA GGAATTTGTTTGTCAAGAGTGGCGTCAATCAATTGATCCTAGCCCGCATGAGCATGATGCCCTTCTTTCAGAGGGTGCGGGAGCTGGGAGGCCTGATTTCATTTCTTGGTTCAAACAAAAG GCGCAGACCTATGCGTCCATGAGTGACGAGTTGAGACAGGTTGCAAACGGCTTCGAGCCTAGGGTGAAGTCATATACCGGTTATGACGTGAACGGATATCGCTTCCACACGTCAAGACACGAGCAGACTCGACCCAATCGGAAAACCACGAACAGCCAAGTTTTTACACTGGGCACTGATGGCATCGAATACTATGGGGTAATTGAGGAGATCTATGAACTTTTATATGACGGCCGGGTACCTCTTACTCATGTCATATTCAAGTGCCACTGGTTTGATCCTGGACAAACTAGACGGACCCCTCATCTTGGGCTAGTCGAGATTAGACATGATTCTGTCTATACAGGAAAAGATGTCTATATTGTGGCTCAACAGGCCGTGCAGGTGTATCATACACCGTACGCGTGCACAGGCAAAGACCATCTTATGGGTTGGTCTATTGTGCACCAG GTGACAGAAACAAACATGGTGGCCAACCGTTCACCGAGGCAGGTAGCCTCAGTGTACCGGAGGCTATGCCCCGCTGGAGTCGAGGAGACGGCTTCTGCTCTACCGGCGAGAGCAGGCCTGAGTCGTGGCCCGGGTCACCCCAGGACGAGGACGCTGACGACGCTGATGGGGACGGGGAGGGCCCGGGGTCGCCCCAGGCGGGGCCGACCTCCTACCCCAGCTCACGACCAGTCGGAGGACCGGCCTCCTACCCCAGCTCACGACCACCCGGAGGACCCGACTCCTACCCCAGAGGACCATGAGGTGGCCATGGTAACGACCCCAGACAATCACGCGACTGAGCAGACGGACGAGGGGActcagcagacggaggacagttCTGCTCACTCAACTCGTTACCTGCGAGGTGCCACAAGGCTTCCTAGTGTTCCGCATCATGAACGACGCCCACTGATACGTCCAGCGGGAAGAAG GGGCTGGCTAGTTCTGGAGGGTGCTCTTGATCCCCCACGCACCCCTGCTACCATCCTGGGATGTCTGTGCAGGAAACACTTCCCCGGCCTTGTGGACTTGGGAGATGTGAGGTGGGAGCCGGCCTGGACGTGGGGCAGGTACGCACTCGGCGAGGATGACGAGAAGTCCAACAAGCAGGAGCGGGTTTTGGCGGACTTTTGG AGTTACTTCAAGGCCGAACCAGGTCGAGAGAACCTGGCAGATCAGACAGCACACAGAGCGTGTCAAAAGTACGTCGGTGACATGATTCACGAGGCAAAACTCCAAGCCCACGTCGACTACTACAGGTCCATCGAGAAAGAGCCCCTCAAGAAGGCCGGTGCAAGAAAG GTGCCGCCCAGCTGGTGCATGTCGTATAGATCGGCATGGGCAAGGATCGTGGACAGGTTCCTAGACCCGGCGCACATCGAAAAGCAAGAGCTCGGCAAGCGGAAGCGGGCACTGAGGGCTGGTCCAACTCACCACCAAGGCAGCCGCAACCTCCCCAATTTCAAGCGAGCACTT GAGGCTGCACAGCCAGACATGCCGGTGTCGGAGTTTGGGGCATGGGCTGTGTCCCACATGGGCTCAGTGAAATCCGGTGTCACCTTCAACCCGGATGCCCCTGCCCAGGCTTACTCCGACCCGACCATCCACGCTAAAGTCATGGAGTACACGGAGTCGGTGAGGGCGCTGCGTGGCCCAGATGTTGATCTGCGCACTCATCCCCTTGAGACAGTGGTGATCGTGAGGCGTGGGCAAGGCAGGCAGCATGGGCGGTTGTGGATTGCAGACGGCGCTCAGTCCTCCGCCTCTGCACCTTCTCTCTCCGACGTGAGGGCACGGAGCACCAGCAGTAGCCTTCCCATACGTGCACGACCAACTGCAACACTGTCTCGGGTCGACGAACTTACG CTAGCTTTCTCCTAG